From Pusillibacter faecalis, one genomic window encodes:
- a CDS encoding VapE domain-containing protein yields MSAAEALAPEQSVDEVRESLSVTEKGQPANTIGNCRTVFCHDPLLRGAIRLNLLTDRVDIVRDLGWRRNTSALTDTDVKYLLLYFEQNYGLTSEKKMTAALSIVANENCYHPIQDVLNGLVWDGTPRIRSCLHHFLGADESDYVEEMLKHFLLGAIRDEWFSDDLKKLDDDRVYLKLQGHWIIEMSEMLATSSAKSIEEIRSFISRQKETYRTPYEAQPKDRLRQCVFGGSSNTLDFLPLDRAGNRRFLPIMIYPENAEVHILEDEDASRAYLLQVWAEAMTIYRSGHYSMKFSKSIQRQLVEVQKDFMPEDTEAGQIQGFLEHYTGSMVCSKQLFKEALGHTYDEPKRWQLHNINEIMNTVVTGWKPFSNPRMFAGYGRQRGWERDVSGNEDGFVELSEEECRQLELPKEWIA; encoded by the coding sequence ATGAGCGCAGCCGAAGCCTTAGCGCCGGAGCAGAGCGTTGACGAAGTGCGGGAAAGCCTCTCTGTCACGGAAAAAGGCCAGCCCGCCAACACCATCGGCAACTGCCGGACGGTGTTCTGCCATGACCCTCTCCTGCGTGGGGCGATCCGGCTGAACCTCCTGACTGACCGGGTGGATATTGTGCGGGATTTGGGTTGGCGCAGGAATACCAGCGCTCTGACGGATACGGACGTGAAATATCTGCTTCTCTATTTTGAGCAGAATTATGGTCTGACCAGCGAGAAGAAAATGACGGCGGCGCTCTCCATCGTGGCGAATGAGAACTGCTACCATCCCATACAGGACGTGCTGAACGGCCTTGTATGGGACGGGACGCCCCGCATCCGCTCCTGTCTCCATCACTTCTTAGGTGCGGACGAGAGCGATTATGTGGAGGAAATGCTGAAGCACTTCCTGCTGGGGGCGATCCGGGACGAGTGGTTCAGTGACGATCTAAAAAAGCTGGACGATGACCGGGTGTATTTGAAGCTGCAAGGCCACTGGATCATCGAGATGTCGGAGATGCTGGCTACCAGCAGCGCCAAAAGCATTGAGGAAATCCGCTCTTTCATCAGCCGCCAGAAGGAAACCTACCGGACGCCCTATGAGGCCCAGCCCAAAGACCGGCTGCGGCAGTGCGTGTTCGGCGGTTCTTCCAACACGCTGGACTTTCTGCCCCTTGACCGGGCAGGGAACCGGCGCTTCCTGCCGATCATGATTTACCCGGAGAATGCGGAGGTTCACATTTTAGAGGACGAGGACGCCTCCAGAGCCTATCTTTTACAGGTCTGGGCGGAGGCCATGACGATTTACCGCAGCGGCCACTACTCTATGAAGTTCAGCAAGTCCATCCAGCGCCAGCTGGTGGAGGTACAGAAGGACTTCATGCCAGAGGACACCGAGGCCGGGCAGATACAGGGCTTTCTGGAACACTACACCGGCAGTATGGTCTGCTCCAAACAGTTATTCAAGGAGGCGCTGGGACACACCTATGACGAGCCGAAGCGGTGGCAGCTGCACAATATTAACGAGATCATGAACACGGTGGTGACGGGCTGGAAACCATTCTCCAATCCCCGGATGTTCGCCGGATATGGCAGGCAGAGGGGCTGGGAACGGGACGTTTCCGGCAACGAAGATGGATTTGTGGAGTTGAGCGAGGAAGAATGCCGCCAGCTGGAACTGCCGAAGGAGTGGATCGCATAA
- a CDS encoding CHC2 zinc finger domain-containing protein: MRKSNVFEAVKESVTTKQAAKIYGVPVGRNGMACCPFHDDKHPSMKVDRRFHCFGCQADGDVIDFTARLFGLNSKEAALKLAEDFSVSYDAKGHDPPRRRPVKRKISEELRYRQAEQKCFRVLCDYLHLLERWEQEYAPQTPEEAWHPLFVEALQKKPYTEYLLDILLSGSMEERACVVAEYGKEVRKIEQRISEFTASHPAGRHERSRSLSAGAER; this comes from the coding sequence GTGAGGAAATCGAATGTATTTGAAGCGGTGAAGGAGTCTGTCACCACAAAGCAGGCTGCGAAAATTTATGGGGTGCCGGTAGGCAGGAATGGGATGGCCTGCTGTCCCTTTCACGATGACAAACATCCCAGCATGAAGGTTGACCGCCGGTTCCACTGTTTCGGCTGTCAGGCGGACGGGGATGTGATTGATTTTACCGCCCGTCTGTTTGGCCTGAACAGTAAGGAGGCGGCGTTGAAGCTGGCGGAGGATTTTTCCGTCAGCTATGACGCCAAAGGCCATGACCCACCCCGCAGGCGGCCGGTCAAACGAAAAATCAGCGAGGAACTGCGCTACCGGCAGGCAGAGCAGAAATGTTTCCGGGTATTGTGCGATTACCTGCATCTGCTGGAACGCTGGGAACAGGAATACGCCCCGCAGACGCCGGAGGAAGCATGGCACCCGTTGTTCGTGGAGGCCTTGCAAAAGAAACCGTACACGGAGTATCTGCTGGATATTCTCCTGTCCGGCAGCATGGAGGAACGTGCCTGCGTAGTCGCTGAGTATGGAAAAGAGGTGAGGAAGATTGAGCAGCGAATATCAGAGTTTACCGCCAGCCACCCGGCAGGCCGCCATGAGCGCAGCCGAAGCCTTAGCGCCGGAGCAGAGCGTTGA
- a CDS encoding serine/arginine repetitive matrix protein 2, whose amino-acid sequence MKLTRHNGRSGKHGTYNPRHNDRRFDVENSEHIDAERARQNVYWDCYRGFTTHEFRENPEQPDFSFEEIERMYYYEHYSDHVEAQNARNEKTRHTERNRTVEDLLKNNKTCPEESIYQIGTLEESVPPETLFRIVNEFYEEFERRFGSHIHILDWALHLDEGTPHIHERHVFDCENRYGELCPQQEKALEELGIPLPNPDKPKGRHNNRKQTFDAVCRTILFDITKRHGLHLDQEPSYGGREYLEKQDYILMKQKEQLAAQEQKLEELTLKIEDVETLLDDVSDVAYDKAVEVVTDTVRQETHKEDIRLIEETKTWVLSPERKAPKKERDYAAARLDGVITKIKRVMQNALAKIQKSLLQPEVKKAGKEQIKEKARESILEKLAKGKVDADRDNRERWEREGRIAPKKKHDMEL is encoded by the coding sequence TTGAAACTGACAAGGCACAACGGACGCTCCGGCAAGCATGGCACCTACAATCCCCGCCACAATGACCGCCGGTTCGATGTGGAGAACAGCGAACACATTGACGCAGAGCGGGCCAGACAGAACGTCTACTGGGACTGCTACCGGGGCTTCACCACACACGAGTTCCGGGAGAACCCGGAGCAGCCGGATTTCAGCTTTGAGGAAATCGAGCGGATGTACTACTACGAGCATTATTCTGACCATGTGGAGGCGCAGAATGCCCGGAATGAGAAAACCCGGCACACCGAGCGCAACCGCACCGTGGAGGACTTGCTGAAAAACAACAAGACCTGCCCGGAGGAAAGCATCTACCAGATCGGCACGCTGGAAGAATCCGTCCCGCCGGAAACCCTCTTTCGTATCGTCAACGAGTTCTATGAGGAATTCGAGCGCCGCTTTGGTTCCCATATTCACATCTTGGACTGGGCGCTCCATCTGGACGAGGGGACGCCCCACATCCATGAGCGCCATGTGTTCGACTGTGAGAACCGCTACGGGGAACTGTGCCCCCAGCAGGAGAAGGCGCTGGAGGAACTGGGCATCCCTCTCCCGAACCCGGACAAGCCAAAAGGCAGGCATAACAACCGGAAACAGACCTTCGATGCGGTCTGCCGGACGATCCTGTTTGACATCACGAAGCGGCATGGGCTGCATCTGGATCAGGAACCGTCCTACGGTGGGCGGGAGTATCTGGAAAAACAGGATTATATCCTGATGAAGCAGAAGGAGCAGCTGGCGGCGCAGGAGCAGAAGCTGGAAGAACTGACGCTTAAAATTGAGGACGTAGAGACGCTGCTGGATGATGTTTCCGATGTGGCCTATGACAAGGCGGTGGAGGTGGTGACCGATACTGTCCGTCAGGAGACACACAAAGAAGATATTCGTCTGATTGAAGAAACGAAAACGTGGGTGCTTTCGCCGGAGCGGAAGGCCCCGAAGAAGGAGCGTGACTACGCTGCCGCCCGGCTGGATGGTGTGATTACCAAAATCAAGCGGGTCATGCAGAACGCCCTGGCAAAAATCCAGAAATCGCTTTTGCAGCCGGAGGTCAAGAAAGCTGGTAAAGAGCAGATCAAGGAGAAAGCCAGGGAATCCATCCTGGAGAAGCTGGCGAAAGGCAAGGTGGACGCTGACCGGGATAACCGGGAACGCTGGGAACGTGAGGGGCGGATCGCTCCGAAAAAGAAACACGATATGGAGTTATGA
- a CDS encoding molecular chaperone yields MTKLSKYEKETIINWNEAENLASIYTFNASLKRRLADFSRKYPLLCRLERSTPEGSVTYVLDKSRLSIRLVPPYSEERKAAASAYAKEHGFQVVTTEEKIA; encoded by the coding sequence ATGACGAAGCTGTCTAAGTATGAGAAAGAAACCATCATCAACTGGAACGAGGCGGAGAACCTTGCCAGCATCTATACCTTCAACGCCAGCTTGAAGCGCAGGCTGGCCGATTTCAGCCGGAAGTATCCGCTGCTGTGCCGGTTGGAGCGCAGCACGCCGGAGGGCAGCGTGACCTATGTGCTGGACAAGTCCCGGCTGTCGATCCGGCTGGTGCCGCCGTACAGCGAGGAACGGAAAGCCGCTGCCAGCGCCTACGCAAAAGAGCATGGCTTTCAGGTGGTGACAACGGAAGAAAAAATCGCCTGA
- a CDS encoding helix-turn-helix domain-containing protein: MYTKLTIPERLKDLRVVDKHLTLEQLAEQTGLSKSALGKYESDDYKDISPFAIATLAEFYGVSTDYLMGLSENKNHPNTELQALHLSDDMVELLNSGKINNRLLCELATHPNFQRLMVDMEIFIDRIADMRVEQMNLVLEATRQTVLSNHAPGENDLYMRTLELGQIQESDFFSHVLHDDLDSITQDIREAHLKDKTTADPQPTLEDVKEKFEQAVQQGSQEEMAIHEFCDRMQIPFEKISSEDFSAFLRILSLSKLFKNPNNMRGKARPQIYHGMKKRKKK; the protein is encoded by the coding sequence ATGTACACAAAGCTAACAATCCCGGAGCGGCTCAAAGACCTGCGGGTGGTAGACAAACACCTGACACTGGAACAGCTGGCGGAGCAAACCGGCCTGTCAAAATCTGCGCTGGGAAAATATGAAAGCGATGATTATAAGGACATCAGCCCGTTTGCGATTGCAACGCTGGCGGAGTTTTACGGTGTGTCCACAGACTATCTGATGGGGCTGTCAGAAAATAAAAATCACCCAAACACAGAACTTCAAGCTCTGCATCTGAGTGATGATATGGTAGAACTTTTGAACAGCGGAAAAATCAACAACCGGCTTCTCTGCGAACTTGCCACGCACCCGAACTTCCAGCGGCTGATGGTAGATATGGAAATCTTCATCGATCGGATTGCCGATATGCGGGTGGAACAGATGAATCTGGTGCTGGAAGCTACCCGGCAGACGGTTCTCAGCAACCATGCGCCGGGAGAAAATGACCTTTATATGAGGACGCTGGAACTGGGGCAGATACAAGAGAGCGATTTTTTCAGCCATGTCCTGCATGACGATTTGGACAGCATTACACAGGATATACGGGAAGCCCATTTGAAAGACAAGACCACCGCCGACCCCCAACCCACGCTGGAGGACGTCAAGGAAAAATTTGAACAGGCCGTCCAGCAGGGCAGCCAAGAAGAAATGGCAATCCACGAGTTCTGCGACAGGATGCAAATCCCGTTCGAGAAGATTTCCTCGGAGGACTTCTCGGCGTTCCTTCGGATACTGAGCCTGTCTAAGCTATTCAAAAATCCCAACAACATGAGGGGGAAAGCTCGGCCACAGATTTATCATGGGATGAAGAAAAGAAAAAAGAAGTAA
- a CDS encoding DUF4238 domain-containing protein — MRSNSVSFTQKRGDQIKNQNNPIHQHHVPQVYLKNFCSQDGRLAVLNSDTGKIFSSGTSVIGAEKNFYTLDKLDDPYYWEKFYAKGIEPLMGDLFPQIISRGNVLVRTGHCIISPEEKIQLALILVMQLLRGKQSRRYEEDLFVKLFPDVTKKAKEKFGPLSAKQTEFLDTFRADPNYFKQISMDVTLDTDRIIQYTNVIGWHTFVFYHICGNMEFVTSDNPFMLVNSQTLSAVPFSNGLIQESTLGYYPLSPKLLLCTIHPNAFWGALFDNDGGLFHLNSDSERAFINTINRKQKEQCYNQVYARNTKSLEDL, encoded by the coding sequence ATGCGGAGTAACAGCGTTTCGTTTACTCAGAAGAGGGGTGATCAAATCAAGAACCAAAACAACCCAATTCATCAGCACCATGTACCACAGGTTTATCTTAAAAATTTTTGTTCACAAGATGGCAGATTGGCGGTTTTGAATAGTGATACAGGAAAAATCTTTTCTTCAGGAACAAGTGTTATCGGTGCTGAAAAAAACTTTTATACTTTGGATAAATTGGATGATCCTTATTACTGGGAAAAATTCTATGCAAAAGGCATAGAGCCTTTAATGGGAGATTTGTTTCCACAAATAATCTCCAGAGGTAATGTTCTGGTTAGGACAGGACATTGTATCATTAGTCCAGAGGAAAAGATCCAACTTGCACTCATACTGGTAATGCAGCTGCTTCGAGGAAAGCAAAGCAGAAGGTATGAAGAAGATCTTTTTGTCAAGTTGTTTCCTGATGTAACAAAAAAAGCTAAAGAAAAATTCGGGCCGCTGTCCGCTAAGCAGACTGAATTTTTAGATACATTTAGAGCCGATCCAAACTATTTTAAGCAAATTTCTATGGATGTCACATTAGATACAGATCGAATCATCCAATACACAAACGTCATCGGATGGCATACATTTGTTTTTTATCATATTTGTGGTAATATGGAGTTTGTAACAAGCGATAATCCTTTCATGCTTGTTAATAGTCAAACCCTTAGCGCGGTTCCATTTTCAAATGGTTTGATTCAGGAAAGCACGCTTGGTTACTATCCGCTTTCACCTAAATTACTTCTTTGCACCATTCACCCAAACGCCTTTTGGGGGGCTCTTTTCGATAATGATGGGGGCTTGTTTCACTTAAACAGTGATTCTGAAAGAGCATTTATCAACACAATCAATCGCAAACAAAAAGAGCAATGTTACAACCAGGTTTATGCCCGCAATACAAAATCTTTGGAGGATTTGTAA
- a CDS encoding type I restriction endonuclease subunit R, with translation MINFNEHSLEMSIMELFQDEGYLYLNGEQIHRERSEVLLTDDLRQYLLNRYAKDGLTTTEADSILLRLKSISGTIYEANKAFCKLFRDGFILNREDRTQKDLYIQLVDYDHPENNVFKIVNQFEIEGVGGQLRIPDGIVFLNGIPVVVLEFKSAVKENTTIMDAYTQLTVRYRRDIPELFKYNAFLVISDGANNKYGSFFAPYDFFYAWRKIESDDKELDGISSLVTMVSGLFRKDRLLAVIKNFIYFPDSSDKDTKIVCRYPQYFAATKLFENIKRHLKPEGDGKGGTYFGATGCGKSYTMLFLTRMLMKSPYFHSPTILLITDRTDLDDQLSKQFIASKKYIGDETVVSIDSREALRQELQGRTSGGVYLTTIQKFTEDLELLTDRTNVICISDEAHRSQINLDQKVKVTEDGVERKYGFAKYLHDSLPNATYVGFTGTPVDGTIEVFGPVVDSYTMTESVKDGITVNLVYDGRAAKVTLDQAKVKEIEDYYAQCAVEGANEHQIEESQKAVAHIDAIIGDPDRLRAVAEDFIRHYETRVSEGATVAGKAMFVCSNRKIAYDFYQIVVGLRPEWAEKKICPDGVELSDKEKKELKPIEKIKLIMTRNKDDEPALYEMLGTKDDRKEYDRQFKNVKSNFKIAIVVDMWLTGFDVPALDTIYIDKPIQQHTLIQTISRVNRVYTGKEKGLIVDYIGIKKNMNLALKKYTNFESEEFEGVEQSVTIVKDQLEVLGQMFHNFNSNDFFHGTPKEQLACLNRAVEYVQLTEELERRFMAAVKRMKQAFNLCGSSDAISDTEKDYIHFYCAVRSILFKLTKGDAPDISQMNARVRELLEGAIQSDGIEELFETGKHISVDIFSDEYIDKINAIQLPNTKIKVLQRLLSQAIDEYKKVNRIMGMEFSERLKRVVDQYNNRRRDEAFANEVLDDVAEQLAKLLEELKLEKDSFKAMGIDYEEKAFYDILKAVAKKYEFEYPDDKMIELSKRIKVIVDDKAKYTDWSTREDIKATLQVDLILLLDEFDYPPVTIDDVYKEVLEQAENFKKYAE, from the coding sequence GTGATAAACTTCAATGAACATTCTCTGGAAATGTCCATTATGGAACTGTTTCAGGATGAGGGATACCTTTACTTGAACGGCGAGCAGATTCACCGGGAGCGTTCGGAAGTTCTGCTCACGGATGATCTGCGGCAGTACCTTTTGAATCGTTATGCCAAAGACGGGCTTACCACCACGGAAGCAGACAGTATCCTTTTGCGGTTAAAATCCATTTCCGGCACTATCTACGAAGCTAATAAGGCGTTCTGCAAGCTGTTCCGCGACGGCTTCATTCTCAACCGAGAAGACCGTACCCAAAAGGATTTGTACATCCAGCTGGTGGATTACGACCATCCGGAAAACAATGTCTTCAAAATCGTTAACCAGTTTGAGATTGAGGGTGTGGGCGGTCAGCTTCGTATCCCGGACGGTATTGTCTTTCTCAACGGCATTCCGGTGGTGGTGCTGGAGTTCAAGAGTGCCGTCAAGGAAAACACTACTATCATGGACGCCTACACCCAGCTCACTGTGCGCTATCGCCGGGACATCCCCGAACTGTTCAAGTACAATGCCTTCTTGGTCATCAGCGACGGTGCGAACAACAAGTATGGCTCCTTCTTTGCCCCTTACGACTTCTTTTACGCCTGGCGCAAAATCGAGTCCGATGACAAGGAGCTGGATGGCATTAGCTCTCTCGTAACCATGGTGAGCGGTCTTTTCCGTAAAGACCGGCTGCTGGCTGTCATCAAGAATTTTATCTATTTTCCGGACAGCTCCGACAAGGACACAAAAATTGTGTGCCGGTATCCGCAGTATTTTGCGGCAACCAAGCTGTTTGAAAACATCAAGAGGCACTTGAAGCCGGAGGGAGACGGCAAAGGCGGCACTTACTTTGGTGCTACCGGCTGCGGCAAAAGCTATACCATGCTGTTCCTTACCCGGATGCTGATGAAAAGCCCGTATTTTCACAGTCCCACCATCCTGCTCATCACTGACCGCACCGATCTGGACGACCAGCTTTCCAAACAGTTCATTGCCTCCAAAAAGTATATAGGCGATGAAACGGTGGTAAGCATTGATTCTCGCGAGGCCCTCCGGCAAGAACTGCAAGGCAGAACCAGTGGCGGCGTGTACCTGACCACTATTCAGAAATTCACCGAGGATCTGGAACTGCTGACCGACCGAACGAATGTGATCTGTATTTCCGACGAGGCGCACCGCAGCCAGATCAACCTCGACCAAAAGGTAAAGGTGACGGAAGACGGTGTAGAACGCAAATACGGCTTTGCCAAATATCTCCACGATTCCCTGCCCAATGCTACTTATGTCGGTTTCACCGGTACGCCGGTGGATGGTACCATCGAGGTGTTTGGCCCCGTGGTAGATTCCTACACCATGACTGAATCTGTCAAGGACGGGATCACTGTCAATCTGGTGTACGATGGACGGGCGGCCAAGGTTACTTTGGACCAAGCCAAGGTAAAGGAAATCGAGGATTACTATGCCCAGTGTGCGGTAGAAGGTGCAAACGAGCATCAGATTGAGGAGAGCCAGAAAGCAGTGGCCCATATCGATGCCATCATCGGAGACCCGGACAGGCTTCGCGCAGTAGCCGAAGATTTTATCCGCCACTATGAGACCCGTGTTTCCGAGGGGGCTACCGTTGCCGGGAAAGCTATGTTTGTCTGTTCCAACCGCAAAATTGCCTATGATTTTTACCAGATCGTGGTTGGGCTGCGGCCGGAATGGGCGGAGAAAAAGATCTGTCCGGATGGTGTGGAACTGAGCGACAAAGAGAAAAAAGAGCTGAAGCCTATCGAAAAAATTAAGCTCATCATGACCCGAAACAAGGATGATGAGCCAGCTCTTTATGAAATGCTGGGGACCAAGGATGACCGCAAGGAATATGATCGGCAATTTAAGAATGTGAAATCCAACTTTAAAATTGCCATTGTGGTGGATATGTGGCTGACGGGATTTGATGTACCGGCCCTGGATACCATTTACATCGACAAGCCCATCCAGCAGCACACCCTTATCCAGACGATCTCCCGTGTGAATCGTGTGTACACCGGTAAGGAAAAGGGCCTGATCGTTGATTACATCGGCATCAAGAAAAACATGAACCTCGCCCTGAAAAAGTACACGAATTTTGAGAGTGAAGAGTTTGAGGGCGTAGAACAGTCTGTCACAATTGTCAAGGACCAGCTGGAAGTGCTGGGGCAGATGTTCCATAATTTCAACAGCAACGACTTTTTCCATGGTACGCCGAAAGAACAGCTGGCTTGTCTGAACCGTGCGGTGGAATATGTCCAGCTGACCGAAGAACTGGAACGGCGTTTTATGGCTGCTGTGAAACGCATGAAGCAGGCATTTAATCTGTGTGGGTCCAGCGATGCCATCTCGGATACGGAGAAGGACTATATTCACTTTTACTGTGCAGTGCGGTCTATCCTGTTCAAGCTCACAAAAGGCGATGCACCGGATATTTCCCAAATGAATGCCCGTGTGCGTGAACTTCTGGAAGGAGCTATTCAATCTGATGGTATTGAGGAACTGTTTGAAACCGGAAAGCACATTTCTGTGGACATATTCAGCGACGAGTACATCGACAAAATTAACGCCATCCAGCTGCCCAATACCAAAATTAAGGTCTTACAGCGGCTTTTGTCCCAGGCTATCGACGAGTATAAAAAAGTCAACCGCATTATGGGAATGGAGTTTTCAGAACGCCTGAAACGTGTGGTGGACCAATACAACAACCGCCGCCGGGATGAGGCCTTCGCCAACGAAGTTCTTGATGATGTGGCTGAACAGCTTGCCAAATTGCTGGAAGAATTGAAACTGGAAAAGGACTCCTTTAAAGCGATGGGAATCGACTACGAGGAAAAAGCCTTCTATGACATTCTAAAAGCTGTGGCCAAGAAGTATGAGTTCGAGTATCCCGACGATAAGATGATTGAGCTGTCCAAGCGTATCAAAGTAATTGTGGATGACAAAGCAAAATATACAGACTGGTCTACACGAGAGGATATTAAAGCTACCCTTCAGGTGGATTTAATTCTTCTGTTGGATGAGTTCGATTATCCTCCAGTTACGATTGATGATGTGTATAAAGAAGTTTTGGAGCAAGCCGAAAATTTTAAGAAGTATGCGGAGTAA
- a CDS encoding DUF3800 domain-containing protein — protein MKMYNFYYDESEHSRKITSKTVKSNNYYDNFVSVIVGWPKEKEQAVHKKHLAFEERYAARKNKKGELKSETLKQSQFDFGFASMNKYNVQFVDDFLSLFDEEFNLYFFIASKIEYLVLQLFAEYKSNFFLDADAMKYSITKVLVMYRPEKVIDCIFNSPESFVDVLKEFFRERIECNKENIELKRQESQAFEAVLYYLENVSVVPKLDWTYYMPFDGFREYLKEEKITDYFLTLDKEGEEGQESKTLQSARLIGLQNTVEVDSLSSFGIRIADIMAGIITKLLKSLCDSLRYHSPEEGVQKKVLAARWFQMNEAQLELYKKLYKIICEWDHAWYKSYAGIYSDDLVTFIALLNYMNHFESVKQIHDEGLSMQGEYFNSFACKQLEDYFDRRRNKLPIDPITDTNKEFFINRRGAKVFFDIEKQPIIPINEGSQTAMVLSVGMSNMALPLITVLKDEKPVCYRLPQELSDWAYTAIGIANMGENLFPAQVTFSKINGRYYADIL, from the coding sequence ATGAAAATGTATAATTTTTATTATGACGAATCAGAACACAGTAGAAAAATCACTAGTAAAACTGTAAAATCCAATAACTACTACGACAATTTTGTATCTGTAATTGTAGGATGGCCAAAAGAAAAAGAACAGGCTGTTCATAAAAAGCATCTAGCGTTTGAAGAAAGATATGCGGCTCGCAAAAACAAGAAGGGAGAATTGAAAAGTGAGACGTTGAAACAAAGCCAATTCGATTTTGGCTTTGCTTCCATGAACAAGTACAATGTTCAATTTGTCGACGATTTTCTTTCTCTTTTTGATGAAGAATTCAACCTCTATTTTTTCATTGCGAGTAAGATAGAGTATCTTGTTTTGCAGCTTTTCGCCGAGTATAAAAGCAACTTTTTCTTAGATGCGGATGCTATGAAGTACTCTATCACAAAAGTCCTTGTCATGTATCGGCCTGAAAAAGTAATTGATTGTATTTTCAATTCGCCAGAATCTTTTGTGGATGTTTTGAAGGAGTTCTTTCGAGAACGAATCGAGTGCAACAAGGAAAATATTGAGCTGAAAAGGCAGGAAAGCCAAGCCTTTGAAGCAGTTCTGTATTATTTAGAAAACGTTTCTGTCGTGCCAAAGCTTGACTGGACTTACTACATGCCTTTTGATGGGTTTCGAGAATATCTGAAAGAAGAAAAAATTACAGATTATTTTTTAACCCTTGATAAAGAAGGTGAAGAAGGCCAGGAAAGCAAAACTCTACAATCTGCTCGGCTTATAGGGCTTCAAAATACCGTAGAAGTCGATTCTTTAAGCAGTTTCGGAATTCGTATAGCGGATATAATGGCAGGAATTATAACAAAGCTACTAAAATCATTGTGTGATTCTCTGCGTTACCATTCTCCGGAAGAAGGCGTGCAGAAAAAAGTATTAGCTGCCAGATGGTTTCAAATGAATGAAGCCCAGTTGGAACTTTACAAGAAGTTGTATAAGATAATCTGCGAATGGGATCACGCTTGGTACAAGTCGTATGCAGGAATCTATTCGGATGATTTAGTGACATTTATTGCGCTGCTAAATTATATGAACCATTTTGAATCTGTAAAGCAGATACATGATGAAGGTCTCAGTATGCAAGGCGAATATTTTAATAGCTTTGCCTGCAAACAATTGGAGGACTATTTTGATAGAAGAAGAAACAAATTGCCAATCGATCCGATTACGGATACAAATAAAGAGTTTTTTATAAATAGGCGAGGCGCAAAAGTATTTTTTGATATTGAAAAACAGCCGATTATTCCAATAAATGAGGGTAGCCAAACGGCCATGGTGTTGTCCGTAGGTATGAGCAACATGGCACTCCCTTTGATCACAGTTTTAAAAGATGAAAAGCCTGTATGTTATAGACTACCTCAAGAATTGAGTGATTGGGCATACACCGCTATCGGAATAGCCAATATGGGAGAAAACTTGTTCCCTGCACAAGTTACTTTTTCTAAGATAAATGGCAGATACTATGCCGATATATTATGA
- a CDS encoding DUF4365 domain-containing protein produces the protein MPKLPQDCPARIIGAEARKLVHYIFPSEHWEYREQTGNDNGVDCTIELIEQEKWTNRKLEGQIKGTRNPNKMKSENCFSFSLDVKTITYGLSSANAFVLFYMDVETEMVYYLPIQDYFIANPALFDQLEQNERKMSVHIPCDNLVFDNDFELQQIAKSTYIGGPSRNLRKVDQM, from the coding sequence ATGCCAAAGTTACCGCAAGATTGTCCTGCCCGTATTATTGGAGCTGAAGCTCGCAAATTAGTTCACTACATTTTCCCATCAGAGCATTGGGAATACCGAGAACAGACTGGTAATGATAATGGAGTGGACTGTACAATAGAACTGATTGAGCAGGAAAAATGGACAAACAGAAAGTTGGAAGGCCAAATTAAGGGAACAAGAAATCCCAATAAAATGAAATCTGAAAATTGCTTTTCTTTTTCTCTTGATGTTAAAACAATCACTTATGGGTTGAGCAGCGCAAATGCTTTTGTTTTATTTTATATGGATGTTGAAACGGAGATGGTCTACTATTTGCCAATACAGGATTACTTTATAGCAAATCCGGCATTATTTGATCAGCTCGAACAAAATGAGCGAAAGATGAGTGTGCATATACCATGTGATAATTTGGTTTTTGATAACGACTTTGAGTTGCAACAGATTGCAAAGAGTACATATATAGGAGGACCTTCCCGGAATTTAAGAAAGGTAGACCAGATGTAA